The following are encoded together in the Malaya genurostris strain Urasoe2022 chromosome 3, Malgen_1.1, whole genome shotgun sequence genome:
- the LOC131435552 gene encoding E3 ubiquitin-protein ligase Topors produces MEEVQVIDCPPTPEILLPSSTPPSSSLLDALDSSSSAEEVDVCTNRTEDASNESGRFSPPPKCAICLGKCRQKCYTDSCRHQFCYRCLLEWSKIKAECPLCKQVFRSIIYKQKTFGRYEEHIISIVPPASPPSTASGPGIGPTGGGTGRAPPQVYHRLDFTLSQTPRFTYSATLRVQPSQSERLQQLFLHQSGDVQRFSREYPDDSIPSRQNGPEWRRYIYHRRLHARPLPDINGRFRECSAAFYRENPAQIHRLMPWINRELIALCRGNPAQVTLIMENFTNLLMTHDITSPAFRERVSYWGRTRSVHFIHELLNFARSPYDMIGYDRCVQYDPYQNNVVVLSSSSSSSSGSSTSSISEASDGEDDVVRIVEPAPGTSAMVESVGTPGGNRNRGRTQFTIETRSSDQTVIMTGSFGGAGVSGIVSVSTSGTQTSGPSGSNQNNNSNNNNGVGFPDMSRIHPLTSLAPQTVSRLEDGANISLSSSDSDDCRIVGALKPPHLRTPEMVSLESESDSDVVFVNEDENRREPTAESQNLLFEDLLFPNNTFEQDASTKLEERSGASASEYNNGASTSSGGGGGGGGGGMKKYYTKPRMNRYSGGTGVKSIYEASESEKSEAPTAGSESSESSSHEEFKFNIRNQSTTTNRRRKAVKRRPPADSSDHSVGEQKFSSDEEFSSSSSSFSSSSSSSDSADSDSEFQSDKPTKSAAVSKRSRKSKLHALRKSKKRHQSETKKRTKVKQQKSSSTKNSRKRQRLSPKSSNSCLKSDPSTSISPVDALPESSNAVLKIHDENSTTGKRKLRSAVVKPDQQPSGSSPPKKRKKVPICSELITSTDFSTDDERREPVQRAPIEPVPASVPSSVVSTCSEVVSSDEDSSDSEEQCTIASLIRASQHPMVGESEQHLERQNTSTASTGSNSSNNSRSSNSSTNSNSSTVASGSERSIVETSHLQLEQPDVGPSSPGFEDDSVAVPQMAGVGAEVEL; encoded by the exons ATGGAAGAAGTTCAAGTGATCGATTGTCCTCCAACTCCGGAGATATTGTTGCCCTCGAGTACTCCGCCATCGAGCTCGTTGCTTGATGCGTTAGATAGTTCCTCATCAGCAGAAGAGGTAGATGTTTGCACAAATCGGACAGAGGATGCATCGAACGAAAGTGGCCGCTTTTCGCCACCGCCCAAATGCGCAATCTGTTTGGGAAAGTGTCGTCAGAAATGTTACACGGATTCCTGTCGCCATCAGTTCTGTTATCGCTGTCTGCTCGAGTGGAGTAAG atcAAAGCTGAGTGTCCTTTGTGCAAGCAGGTTTTCCGTTCCATTATTTATAAACAGAAAACATTTGGTCGATACGAAGAGCACATAATCTCAATTGTGCCACCAGCATCTCCTCCTTCTACGGCGAGTGGACCGGGAATCGGACCGACAGGTGGTGGCACGGGTCGTGCTCCTCCGCAGGTGTACCACAGGCTAGACTTTACTTTATCGCAGACACCTCGTTTCACCTACAGTGCAACGCTCCGTGTTCAGCCAAGCCAAAGTGAACGGCTGCAGCAGCTCTTCCTGCACCAATCCGGAGATGTGCAACGTTTCAGTCGGGAATATCCTGATGATTCCATTCCGTCCAGACAGAATGGACCCGAATGGAGACGATACATTTACCATAGACGATTACATGCAAGGCCATTGCCGGATATCAACGGTAGATTTAGAGAATGCAGCGCAGCGTTCTATAG AGAAAACCCCGCTCAAATCCACCGTCTCATGCCGTGGATCAATCGAGAATTGATTGCCCTCTGTAGAGGAAACCCAGCTCAGGTCACACTGATTATGGAAAACTTTACCAATCTTCTAATGACACATGACATCACATCGCCGGCATTCCGCGAGCGCGTTTCATACTGGGGCCGCACAAGATCCGTTCACTTTATTCACGAGTTGCTGAATTTCGCTCGTTCGCCGTACGACATGATAGGCTACGATCGTTGTGTTCAATACGATCCTTATCAGAACAATGTCGTCGTACTGTCGTCATCTTCTTCCTCCTCGTCTGGATCCTCTACATCGTCCATATCCGAAGCGTCCGATGGTGAGGATGACGTTGTTCGGATTGTGGAACCGGCTCCGGGGACTTCGGCGATGGTGGAATCGGTTGGAACTCCCGGCGGTAACCGAAACCGAGGAAGAACACAATTCACGATAGAGACAAGATCCTCCGATCAGACTGTGATTATGACTGGGTCATTTGGTGGGGCTGGTGTTAGCGGCATCGTGTCAGTATCCACCTCCGGAACGCAAACAAGTGGTCCCAGTGGAAGCAACCAGAACAACAACAGTAATAACAATAATGGTGTCGGTTTTCCGGATATGTCACGGATACATCCATTAACGTCCCTTGCTCCACAAACGGTAAGCCGCTTGGAAGATGGAGCCAATATCTCGCTTTCTTCCAGTGATAGCGATGACTGCAGAATTGTTGGAGCATTGAAACCACCTCACTTGCGAACACCTGAAATGGTTAGTTTAGAGTCCGAAAGCGACAGTGACGTGGTATTCGTGAATGAAGATGAAAACAGAAGAGAACCGACAGCTGAATCACAGAATTTATTGTTTGAGGATCTCCTCTTTCCGAACAATACTTTCGAACAAGATGCTAGCACCAAACTGGAGGAACGATCGGGTGCTTCGGCTTCGGAGTACAATAACGGTGCTTCAACATCGTCCggaggtggtggtggtggtggtggtggtggcatGAAAAAGTACTACACAAAACCTCGCATGAACAGATATTCCGGTGGAACAGGCGTCAAGAGTATCTACGAAGCGAGTGAATCCGAGAAAAGCGAAGCTCCAACTGCTGGTAGTGAGAGTTCAGAGTCATCTAGTCACGAAGAATTCAAATTTAACATACGCAACCAATCGACGACAACTAATCGTCGTCGTAAAGCAGTGAAACGGAGGCCACCAGCCGATAGCAGTGATCACAGTGTTGGCGAGCAGAAGTTTTCTTCCGATGAGGAATTCTCTTCCAGCAGCAGTTCAttttcaagctcaagctcaagttcGGACTCCGCCGACAGTGACAGTGAGTTCCAATCTGATAAACCGACCAAGAGCGCCGCCGTGTCCAAACGATCTCGGAAGTCCAAACTTCACGCTCTACGCAAATCCAAAAAACGTCATCAGAGTGAGACAAAAAAGCGCACCAAAGTGAAACAGCAAAAGTCATCGTCAACCAAAAATAGCAGAAAACGTCAAAGACTGTCTCCGAAATCATCGAATAGTTGTTTGAAAAGTGATCCATCGACTTCTATCTCTCCAGTGGATGCACTGCCTGAAAGTAGTAATGCGGTATTAAAAATACACGATGAAAATAGCACTACAGGAAAGAGGAAATTACGCAGTGCTGTGGTGAAACCGGATCAACAACCATCAGGATCATCGCCACCTAAGAAACGTAAAAAGGTACCCATTTGCTCTGAGTTAATCACCAGTACCGACTTTTCCACCGACGATGAACGACGTGAACCAGTCCAGCGAGCTCCGATTGAACCAGTGCCAGCATCCGTACCAAGTTCAGTTGTTTCTACATGCTCGGAGGTCGTCAGCTCCGATGAGGACAGTTCCGACAGTGAGGAACAATGCACAATCGCTTCTCTCATCAGAGCCTCCCAGCATCCAATGGTCGGAGAGTCAGAACAACATCTCGAGCGACAAAACACTTCAACTGCATCCACGGGTAGCAACAGTAGCAATAACAGCAGAAGTAGTAACAGCAGTACCAACAGTAACTCATCGACGGTTGCGTCCGGATCGGAACGATCGATTGTGGAAACATCGCATTTGCAACTCGAACAGCCCGATGTCGGACCGTCGTCTCCCGGATTCGAGGATGATTCCGTTGCCGTTCCGCAAATGGCTGGTGTTGGGGCAGAGGTGGAACTTTGA